ttattattttatttattttacaaaaatactgcACAAGCATTTACTTAATATCTCTAGACATTACCGTCTAAagggaaataaattaaaattttaaataatctcTACATTCTAAAGTTCAGAATATTATCACACctgaatataatttaataatgggAAAATTTCCCTGTGATTTGCGAGATCCAGTCTAGATAGTGAGCGACTTTCACGTAAACGCCGGGGACGCCGACTTGGCCGCATCCAATACCCCAGGAGACGACGCCAACTAATTGCCAAGTGCCGCTGCGCTCGCACACTAAAGGACCACCGCCGTCACCTTTGCAAGCGTCTTTGCCATCTTCACCACCGGCACATACAAAGCCAGGATTCAATTCATAATTGTAGCCTAAACGTGTCTGCCTCAGCTGTTGCTGACATTGTCCGTGAGGAAGTATTGGCACATCAACCTCTTTCAGGATATTTTGGTATTTTCCGTTGGAGCCGAATGCGTCCTTCCCCCAGCCGGTAGTCCAACATCTTTGGCCAGCGTATTCCGTGTATTTATCGGGTAAGCAAGCAGGGCTGATATGAGGATACTTTGTCCAATCCACTAGGTGATCTAACTTCAAAATAGCCAGGTCGTTGTCTAAAGTACCGGCGTAGTACTGAGGATGTACATGTACAGAAATAACGTCTCTCTCGATATATGGGTAAAATTCAACATCGTGATTGACATCCCATTCACCCAAACGTACCCTTAGCTCGAATCCTTTGTATCTGTAAAACaaatgacattcgttatagCCAAAGAATTATCActgaactgttttttttatctttgataggcttgcgcttgactataaTCATGCCATGCCTGATGGTGAGCAATGACGCGGTCTaagatgaaacgcgcttgcctagaagatgcctgaCTGTTAATGTCACGGgttttttttccattattacatagatttttaagttatttatatcGTCAAAGAAAAACAAGGATACAATCAGTTGTACTTACGATTTAATGCAATGTGCTGCTGTCATAATATGGAGTCCGTCAATGAGTGTTCCTCCGCAGACATAAACTGACTCTTTAGGATCTTTCTTTAATATAGCGGCTTGCCATGGATATTCTCCAAATTCACTGTCACCATCTACGTAGGATGGTGTCTTAATTCTGCCATTTATGCCTTGTGAGTGTCTTATTCCACACTGTCCACGATTAGATGCTTGAGGCCGGAGTGGTCGACGGCAACATACTTGATTTTGTTGGCATTGAGGGATTTGTGGTCGGCCGAAGTATCCTTGACGCTGAAGacagaaatattaattttaattaaaaacaatatcaagTCAGATACAGTTCCAAATACATAACTTTGTTACCTCTTCGATTTGTTCGATTTTGGAGGCTTCTATGGAAATatctcttttctttcttttctcagGAAACCGGATTGCTTGGCCTCCCCGGTTTGCCCCAGGATTAGAAGGGATAGTAAGGGAACGTGAATATGCATATCGATTAGCATAGTTATTAACATCTCTATTGTTAGCGCTGGTGTTTGCAGATCTTTCAAACCCATAACTACCAAAATGAGGATTGTGCTCAAGGGACCCATCGtaactattactattattattatcatcattatcatcgtcataGTAATCATCATTACCTAACGATCCTTGAAGATTTTCACGATAGTGACCATTTTCATAATGAGAATAGTGAGGTGAATATATTGGTGGTTTGGGAATATAATGCGGTGGATGCACAGGGTATGCATACGGTCTGTGTAAATGGTGGTTATAAGAATATGGtctataatgatgataatgctcGTGCTTGTTAAGAAGATATTGCTTTTTCTCGTGGAAAATATGCCCCAGTTTATTAACCACGTGTTCATTTGGAGTAACGTGTAAATTCACAAAAGGTTTAACAACTTTTTCACCATAATCATCTTTGGTAACTTGCACAGCCAACAAAGGACTTACAGATAATAAACCTAAATTAATTCCTCCGCTGTTCAATGCAGGACCATAGGGATTATGTATGGGATTTGAGTTGAAGGGATTTATAGGATAACCATGGGAAGGCTGGGGCAACCCAAAAGAGACACCAAACGTAGGCTGCACTTTCTTGTTATTACCGCCATTTTCGCCGAAACCAGTCAACCCAAGGAGGCGCTGCAGTAATTTACGTTTGTTTAAATATACTATTTAATCGAGTGTTAGAATAGTGTCAGTGCCCTTTGTTTAGTTGTTCTTTTACGGTAGTTTAAATAGatatgtaaaatgaaaaaatttacaTATCGAATTAAAATACCAAAGGTTACCCCAGACTTTGTTTGATAATactgataaaattaaattatggtaTAGGTAAATGGGAGATGGGATTCGTGATGATGTATTTTATTAGGTTAAAACTTAGAATAAGTATATGATATgacaaatgaatttaaaaaaataactcacCGGTTCAATTTCTTTCGCGGCTTCTTTGTCCTTAACTTCGCTGACATCTCGTTTTGAAATTTCCTTAACTTCAGTACTATTTTGGTTGAGTTTTGCATCGTCCAAGGTTTTGTTTAGTGTATCTAGTTGTTCTTCAGTTAGAGCTGTGATGTCGCTTCCCTTATTACGTGGATCTATAGGCAGATATAAATCATCTCTGCGGCCAATAATCTCCTGACTCGGACATTGATCGTAACTAACACATACACATTCGAATCCTTGTGCTTTAGCTTCGTGGTAGTTTTGTtggtaaagattattattttgcCCAAATGTCGCTGGGCCCTGGTTATACAGATTGTTACCAGAACCAACGTTCAATTCCTTTTTGTAAAACTCTCCATTTTGGGATGCGTAACTGCCTAAAGAATTTCCGTATTTTTGGTCATCAAAACCATTGTTGGTGTATTGGTTTGGTAATCCTTGATTGAGGAGATTGGTGCTACCTTTGTTGAACGCACTGTGGCCATATTGTGATCCATATACAGTATCTGTATCATAAACTGGTTTTATACTTTGAGGATAACCGGTCATGGGTTTGAATCCTCCTGAAGAGACGGCGTTGAAGTCTCCTCCAGACGAAGTTATAACGTCAGTAGATTCTTGGTTGTGTAACTGGGTCGCGAGATGACCTACTGACCCAACTGGGATAGCTACGGGTTTTATTATAACCTTTGGCTCTTTGTCGCCATCGCTGTGTACGTAGTGGTGGTGAACATGTTGTTGTACTACAGATTCAGTTTTGCTATTGTGACCAGCTGTGGGTACTTTGTTATAAACAGGTTTCGAGTTTTCAAAGTTATACGGTTCGTTGTTTGCATATATGGGTGCCTTGGTAACATAGTTAGTGTCAAACCCGTTGAAGCCACTGCTACCACTGCTTTGAGAAAATTGGAAGTTACCGCCAGCAACACCGTATTTATCCGAAAATCCTGGTCGTACGTTTCCACCATATCCTGGTCTTCTAGGAGGAATTTTTTGCGGGCGTGGAGGATATAGCATTGGTTTAGGAGGTCCATAAGCTCTGGGCGGGCCCCGTATTGGGATGGAGGCGATAGGTTTTCCAATAGGCTTGATGTCAACAGGTTGGGCATAAATCAATTCATCGGGCGAAACGTACCTTTTCTCTTGAGTTTCTTCATCTTCACACTGAAAGtagagaaatataaaattaaaataggtagGCATCAATATATTGAATCTACCAACAAGTTATCCACATTTGATTACagcttaaaaatttaaataaacttacttgAATAAGTCCTAAGGTGCAAAGACGGCCTTTGATTAAATTTCTTGCTTCAATATCGTCTCCCGAGTCTAAAGCATCTTTGATTGTTGGATCGCTATACACATCGTCAAAGCCACCTAGACTTCTTCCCTGCTTGCTGCTTACTAATTCGTCAACGATATCGTCCAGTACAGAGCCAGTGGTGTTGTATTTATTCTCTTGCGCTACAACAGTCTCTTCCCCTTGCAACAGTTCTGCTGGCTTATCATTCTCTTGTTCCAAATTTTTATCAGCATCATCTCCGCCCCATGACCAATCTGCAGATATACTAGCTATCGTCAATAGCAGGATACCTAAATGTGTCAACCAGCGCATGATctggaaataaaaatatgaggTATAATTTTCAACGACGCATAAAGAGTAGTATAGATGGCGAAACATGGGTAGGCGGAGAATCACTTTTACTTTCGCGGACAACGGTTATGTAAGGCTCTATAATGTCGGAGTTTCGTTGCGACTCGAGCAAGCGTCTGCGAAAGCATTTTCCCGTGTTTCGTTAGCATACAATCACACGTGaggattaaattttaataagaaattattaatCTTAAATGCAAATAAGTTGTCAACATCATTGATT
The DNA window shown above is from Bicyclus anynana chromosome 15, ilBicAnyn1.1, whole genome shotgun sequence and carries:
- the LOC112044986 gene encoding uncharacterized protein LOC112044986 isoform X2; protein product: MRWLTHLGILLLTIASISADWSWGGDDADKNLEQENDKPAELLQGEETVVAQENKYNTTGSVLDDIVDELVSSKQGRSLGGFDDVYSDPTIKDALDSGDDIEARNLIKGRLCTLGLIQCEDEETQEKRYVSPDELIYAQPVDIKPIGKPIASIPIRGPPRAYGPPKPMLYPPRPQKIPPRRPGYGGNVRPGFSDKYGVAGGNFQFSQSSGSSGFNGFDTNYVTKAPIYANNEPYNFENSKPVYNKVPTAGHNSKTESVVQQHVHHHYVHSDGDKEPKVIIKPVAIPVGSVGHLATQLHNQESTDVITSSGGDFNAVSSGGFKPMTGYPQSIKPVYDTDTVYGSQYGHSAFNKGSTNLLNQGLPNQYTNNGFDDQKYGNSLGSYASQNGEFYKKELNVGSGNNLYNQGPATFGQNNNLYQQNYHEAKAQGFECVCVSYDQCPSQEIIGRRDDLYLPIDPRNKGSDITALTEEQLDTLNKTLDDAKLNQNSTEVKEISKRDVSEVKDKEAAKEIEPRQGYFGRPQIPQCQQNQVCCRRPLRPQASNRGQCGIRHSQGINGRIKTPSYVDGDSEFGEYPWQAAILKKDPKESVYVCGGTLIDGLHIMTAAHCIKSYKGFELRVRLGEWDVNHDVEFYPYIERDVISVHVHPQYYAGTLDNDLAILKLDHLVDWTKYPHISPACLPDKYTEYAGQRCWTTGWGKDAFGSNGKYQNILKEVDVPILPHGQCQQQLRQTRLGYNYELNPGFVCAGGEDGKDACKGDGGGPLVCERSGTWQLVGVVSWGIGCGQVGVPGVYVKVAHYLDWISQITGKFSHY
- the LOC112044986 gene encoding uncharacterized protein LOC112044986 isoform X1, encoding MRWLTHLGILLLTIASISADWSWGGDDADKNLEQENDKPAELLQGEETVVAQENKYNTTGSVLDDIVDELVSSKQGRSLGGFDDVYSDPTIKDALDSGDDIEARNLIKGRLCTLGLIQCEDEETQEKRYVSPDELIYAQPVDIKPIGKPIASIPIRGPPRAYGPPKPMLYPPRPQKIPPRRPGYGGNVRPGFSDKYGVAGGNFQFSQSSGSSGFNGFDTNYVTKAPIYANNEPYNFENSKPVYNKVPTAGHNSKTESVVQQHVHHHYVHSDGDKEPKVIIKPVAIPVGSVGHLATQLHNQESTDVITSSGGDFNAVSSGGFKPMTGYPQSIKPVYDTDTVYGSQYGHSAFNKGSTNLLNQGLPNQYTNNGFDDQKYGNSLGSYASQNGEFYKKELNVGSGNNLYNQGPATFGQNNNLYQQNYHEAKAQGFECVCVSYDQCPSQEIIGRRDDLYLPIDPRNKGSDITALTEEQLDTLNKTLDDAKLNQNSTEVKEISKRDVSEVKDKEAAKEIEPRLLGLTGFGENGGNNKKVQPTFGVSFGLPQPSHGYPINPFNSNPIHNPYGPALNSGGINLGLLSVSPLLAVQVTKDDYGEKVVKPFVNLHVTPNEHVVNKLGHIFHEKKQYLLNKHEHYHHYRPYSYNHHLHRPYAYPVHPPHYIPKPPIYSPHYSHYENGHYRENLQGSLGNDDYYDDDNDDNNNSNSYDGSLEHNPHFGSYGFERSANTSANNRDVNNYANRYAYSRSLTIPSNPGANRGGQAIRFPEKRKKRDISIEASKIEQIEERQGYFGRPQIPQCQQNQVCCRRPLRPQASNRGQCGIRHSQGINGRIKTPSYVDGDSEFGEYPWQAAILKKDPKESVYVCGGTLIDGLHIMTAAHCIKSYKGFELRVRLGEWDVNHDVEFYPYIERDVISVHVHPQYYAGTLDNDLAILKLDHLVDWTKYPHISPACLPDKYTEYAGQRCWTTGWGKDAFGSNGKYQNILKEVDVPILPHGQCQQQLRQTRLGYNYELNPGFVCAGGEDGKDACKGDGGGPLVCERSGTWQLVGVVSWGIGCGQVGVPGVYVKVAHYLDWISQITGKFSHY